A stretch of the Oxyura jamaicensis isolate SHBP4307 breed ruddy duck chromosome 4, BPBGC_Ojam_1.0, whole genome shotgun sequence genome encodes the following:
- the LOC118165766 gene encoding cytochrome c oxidase assembly protein COX18, mitochondrial: MWRLARGRPLTVAAVVAASASGSPGGWYGWLAQTAPVHWAEGGLVALQAAAGLPWWAAIVCGGAALRTAVTLPLAAHQRRLLAKLENLQPEIKKLSERLRYEVYVRGKQLGWSDKVARFHFKKNLRRIITELYIRDNCHPFKATLLVWVQIPMWVFVSLALRNCSIGALNSEVQEQFSTGGTLWFTDLTAPDSTWILPVSLGLLNLLIVEIFASQKMEVSRFQKLATNFFRVLSVVMIPVAATVPSSMALYWLSSSFMGLSHNLLLRSPTFRRLCSIPRTKSDSDTPYRDIVSALTTRYSFKE, translated from the exons ATGTGGCGGCTCGCGCGCGGTCGGCCCTTAACGGTCGCCGCTGTGGTGGCGGCGTCGGCGAGCGGGAGCCCCGGCGGCTGGTACGGGTGGCTGGCGCAGACGGCGCCCGTGCACTGGGCTGAGGGTGGGCTGGTCGCCCTGCAGGCGGCCGCCGGGCTGCCGTGGTGGGCCGCCATCGTTTGCGGCGGTGCCGCCCTCCGCACCGCCGTCACCTTGCCGCTCGCCGCCCACCAGAGGCGCCTCCTGGCCAAG TTGGAAAATTTAcaacctgaaattaaaaaacttTCTGAGCGTCTTCGCTATGAAGTTTACGTTCGTGGGAAGCAACTGGGTTGGTCTGATAAGGTTGCCAG gtttcattttaagAAGAACCTACGGAGGATTATCACGGAACTGTACATTCGAGACAACTGCCATCCCTTCAAAGCAACCTTACTGGTGTGGGTGCAGATTCCGATGTGGGTCTTTGTGTCCCTCGCTTTGCGCAACTGCAGCATTGGTGCCTTGAACTCAGAAG ttcaaGAACAGTTTTCGACAGGTGGAACATTGTGGTTTACAGACCTCACAGCACCAGATTCTACGTGGATTTTGCCAGTTTCACTTGGGCTCTTGAATTTGCTGATAGTAGAG atttttgcCTCACAAAAAATGGAAGTTTCCAGGTTCCAGAAGCTTGCTACAAATTTCTTTAGAGTGTTGTCAGTAGTAATGATCCCTGTTGCTGCAACGGTCCCCTCA TCCATGGCGTTGTACTGGTTGTCCTCAAGCTTCATGGGACTCTCACACAACCTGTTGCTCCGTTCTCCGACCTTTCGCCGACTGTGTTCCATACCAAGGACCAAATCTGACTCGGATACTCCTTACAGGGATATCGTGTCTGCCTTGACTACCAGATACAGTTTTAAGGAATGA